In the genome of Brachypodium distachyon strain Bd21 chromosome 3, Brachypodium_distachyon_v3.0, whole genome shotgun sequence, the window CATAATGCAAAGAAGCTAAATATTTTCATTCAGTAAAACCAAGTTCCCTGGTCCTACAAACAGAAACTGCAATTAATACCCACATCCGCCAATCCAAATCGCAAGAAACATGCTCTCATCATCAAAAAAAATGGTGGAGCAAAGTTCCTTAATCCAGGGCTAGCTGCGCGCGCTGGCTAGCTCCAACAAGACGTTGCATTACGAGACGCTCAgacgcacgcgcgcgcgcatgAATTCACAGCTCGGAGTCGGAGATCACCTGCTGCATGTACTTGCAGCACCGCTGGTAGCTGACGAAGCCCATGAACCAGAACTCGAAGCCGTCGACGGTGGCCACGTGGATGTACTTCTGGCCCGGGTCCTCGGCGCTCTCGCTGGGCTTCACCCTCTTGATCCTCCTCAGCGGCACCACCACCTTGTAGGGCACCCTGGCGACGTCACCCGCGGGGGAGGTGACCGTCAGGGACCGGTCGCTGCGGAAGGCGATCTTCCGCGTGGAGACGAAGAGCATCCCGGCGATGGGCCCGCCCGTCGTGTAGAGGTAGCACTGGTGGGccttcaccagccgctcccCTTTCTCCGCCGAGAAGGCCTGCCGGAACACCCgctccacgccgccggccTGCAGGATCCGCGCGCCCAGGCTCAGCTTCCCCTTCACCGTCTCCGACAGCTTCGGCCCCAACGTCACTGCACGCACGGTAAGCTTACTTAATTAGTATACCCGTAAATCCGTATATGTTTCCCTTTGGAAAACCCAAGTTTGTTTATGGCTGAACGTCGACTCACCGTGGTCCCTGAAGCCCTGAGCCCGTCTGCCCAGCTTGCTCACCCAATGGATCACCTGGCCCTTGCTACCTGAAACCACAGCGTACGTGCACATGATTTTATTAGCGCCCGGCCCGGAATCTTAAGATGCAGTGGAGCGAAGAAAAAGCTCGATGGAGAGATCAAGGACGTACTGTGCTTGTAGCCGAAAGATGAGTAGGGGCTTGGGTGCGTCAACGAGACGGCCAGACGATCGGTTCCGTCCTTGTTACACGCCCCGGCGCCCTTGGCCGCCTCCTCTAAAGCGTATGCCTTGGAGGTCACTGGCACCCCGATCACATGGCCGCTCGACTTCCTCATGCTTCTTCTTAATTCCCTGCTGCTGACTGGCATAGAGATGACTCGTACCTTCTTCCTAGTCTCTCTGCGTGCTTGTGcttgagacttgagagagCGAGGGAGGGGTAAGCTAAGGAGGCAGGGGCAGGTTTTATAGGCTCCGTGGTGATGAAATCTGGAGCGAATTAAAGGCAGGTAGCAGGGGGGATGAGTCAGCACCGGCTCATCGGCGCCGGAAAAGCAGCGGTTCACGTTCGCCAAaagggccgggccgggctagCTTTACGTGGGGCTGTGTCATCCATGTCGATCGTGCGCGCGCCGGGGCAAGGCCATGTATGTCGATCGAGCGGCCAACCGCTATAGCTGCAGGGGGGGGCTTTTCCTTCGATGGCGAGCTATTGATTTGTCTACGTCGGACGCATGGGGCAGCTGGTGGCTCGGCGCGGCGGATGGCTTGCTGCAACTTTCCAAGGAGCAGCCCATGTGCTCGCACAATCTTGCGCCGGCCGGGTTACAGGAAAAGCAGAGTGGTGTGGGGCGACATGGAGGATCTTAGTATATGCagatatggatatatctatttttaggACCGGTACCTACTACCAGGATCCAACTTTCTTCTGGAACATTTTTTGCTTCGGAACCTAGAAACAACTACTAACTACTAGTACTCATATGAACACTGCAACAGGCTTGAAACACGAACTCCTTTTTTAGCTACGCTGCGTGCGCACGTATGTCATGATCCGGCCAGTTGATTATGTGCAGGGTACGTAGTTTCGTTGGTTACTGTTGGCGTTCTGAATCCGCATATAAGTGAAGATCATCGCTCAAAATCCCCACTTTCGATACCTTCTAATCAGAATCATTCAGACGTGTTTATTCTATCAATACGTGTTTGATAGTATCATATACGTATCACACGAAGTCACGAAATGTTTTTTCCTTGACTACAAGGTTCGTGCTGCGCTGCAACCACAGGAGATGGGACACCGCGCGAGGCCCCACGGGTGATGTGGAAGCGGGGCAATCCAGCGTGTAAAACAACACCTTTCCAGCCGAAAAAAATCTCAGGTTTTGGGCAGCGGTCGGATCGACCGGGGTTCTCCTTttcacaaatcacaaggaTCCCATATCCAGTTTCCCTCCCAGCCGAAGTCTCCGGTCGACGTCGCAGCCAGCCTGAGCCAGCCAACTCTCGGTCGTCTCTCCCCCCCGGGCCACATTCCTCTTCGCTCgtgccaacgaagtcgccgtGACGACGCGGCACCGAGTCGATCGAGATCTTAGCTACGTGCTCTGTATTGGTTCCACTGCTGACTGCTGTCTTTGTCAGCAGTTACATATCGAGGGGTTCTTGGCCCGCTGCACTGACCGCCTTTGACATCTCTGCGCCTGCATGGGCGAGCTCGTGTAAGTGATGTGGAAAGCGTAAAATGACAGTGCGGCTCGTCTCGCGATTGATCTAGGacccatcgatcg includes:
- the LOC100824599 gene encoding GEM-like protein 4; this encodes MPVSSRELRRSMRKSSGHVIGVPVTSKAYALEEAAKGAGACNKDGTDRLAVSLTHPSPYSSFGYKHSSKGQVIHWVSKLGRRAQGFRDHVTLGPKLSETVKGKLSLGARILQAGGVERVFRQAFSAEKGERLVKAHQCYLYTTGGPIAGMLFVSTRKIAFRSDRSLTVTSPAGDVARVPYKVVVPLRRIKRVKPSESAEDPGQKYIHVATVDGFEFWFMGFVSYQRCCKYMQQVISDSEL